DNA from Leptotrichia trevisanii DSM 22070:
AGCTCAGGCTGGAATAAAGACGAGCGGGCATTATACAAAAAATAGAATTGAGGACATTAACGGAAAAGAGATAAAGGAACATTTGTCAAAAGGGAAAATTGTAGTTGTGGCTGGATTTCAAGGAGTAAATGAAGCAGGAGATGTGACAACTCTGGGACGTGGAGGTTCTGATACTTCGGCTGTGGCTCTGGCGGCTGCACTTGGAGGAAAATGTGAAATTTACACAGATGTAGATGGAATTTATTCAATTGATCCGAGAGTTTATAAAGATGCCAAAAAATTGCCAGTTGTTTCTTATGATGAAATGATGGAGCTGGCTTTTCTAGGAGCTGGAGTAATGGAGCCAAGAGCTGTTGAGCTTGGAAGCAAATATGGTGTAGAAATTTACGTTGGAAAATCGCTTGGAGAAAAAAACGGGACGATTATAACATCGGTAGAAAAAACAAAGGAGAATAAGGAAATGGAGCAAAAAGTAATAACAGGAGTATCAATCAATGAAAACATGGTAATGGTAAACGTGGAGGAAATCCCAACAAATGCACAAAATGTGTATGAAATTTTTGAAAAAGCTGAAGCAAATGGAATAAATATTGACATAATAAGCCAAAATGATGTAACAAGCCTTCACGGAAGTTTTGCCTTCACTTGTCCAAAAACAGACATTGCCGCACTTGAAAAAATTGGAGAAGAAATAGAAGTAAAATTTCCAAAAACATCATTTATAATAAATCCTTACATTACAAAAGTTTCAGTAGTAGGAATCGGACTGATAAGTAACATTGGAGTAGCTGCCAAAATGTTTAGAATCCTTTCAGAAAACGATATAAGTTTTCATCAGGTTTCTACTTCTGAAATCAGTATTTCATTAGTTGTAGATGAAGTTATGGGGAAAAAAGTGGCTGAGTTATTTGCGAAGGAATTTGATTTGTAGAAGGAAGGTTTGAATGAAAAAAATAGTAATTTTATTAATGTTGATTATAGGAATGATTTCTTTTGGTAATAATTATCAAAATAATTCAGAACTTGAAAAAGAAGTCAAGCAAATGATTAATAATTTTAATCAGCTTGAAAAAGATAAGCTATTTTCTGAATTAATGAAAAAGAAAACAAAATTAACGCTTGAAACAATAAAGATTAATGGTGCAGAGCCAGAGGATAATTCTAAGCAAAAATCATTTATGGCAGTAATGGAGATGGTAACAGAACAGCATTTAAAAAATTTAATTTACAATTCAAAAATTGAACTGGAAGATATAGAATATATGTCAAAAAATAAAGCTAATGTTTCAATAACTTTGAAAATGATAGATGGAATGGAACTTTTGAAAAGTTCAAAAAAATATCTTATGAGTAAATATGGAAAAGGTGGAAAATATTTAGATACAGATATATTTTTAGATGAAAAAGTCAAGAATGATGTAATGAAATATTTTGATGAACATACAAAAGAATTGATGAAAAATGATGATAATAATGAAATAGTTGATATTGAATTGGAATTTGCTTTAAAAAATGGTAAATGGATTAGTAATGAAACTATATCAAAGTATCTTTTTAAGCAATTCAAAGATTATTAAAAAAAATAAATTTTATAATGTGAAATAGATAAGGTATTTTTTAAGGAAATTTTATGAGAACAGTTTTAATAACAGGGGCAAGTAGCGGGATTGGTTATGAGTTTGCCAAAATTTATGCTAAAAATGGATATAATTTGGTTGTTGTGGCACGGAATGGGGATAAATTGGAAGCCTTAAAAAAAAAGATTTTAAAGAAAATTTCTAAAGATTTGAAAATAACTGTGATTGAAGCTGACTTGTCACAGGAAAATGCTTCTGAAAGACTTTATAATCAGATAAAATCCAATAATCTTAAAATCGATACGCTTGTGAATAATGCTGGTATTGGGATTTATGGCAAGTTTTCTGAATTTGATGAGGAAATGATAAAGAAAAATGATGCAATGGTAAATCTGAATATAAAGGCAGTCGTGGAGTTGACAAGACTATTTTTGGCTGATATGATGAAAGCTGGCAATGGTGAAATATTAAATGTTTCTTCAATTGCAGCCTTTATGCCAGGGCCTCTAATGAGTACGTATTATGCGAGTAAGGCCTTTGTGCAATCATTTACAGAAGCTGTCAGGGAAGAATTGAGAGAGGATATTTGTGGAAAAAATATAAAAATATCAGCACTTTGTCCCGGCCCAACAGCTACAGGATTTGAAAAAAGCAGTAATTTAGAGGAAAGTTCGTTATTCAAAAGAATGAAAGTTATGACTGCAAAAAAAGTGGCTGAAATCGGGTATAAAGAGTTTCAGAAAGGAAAAGCAATCATAATTCCAGGAATTTTTAATAGGATTGCAGTTTTTGGAACGAGGTTTTTATCAAGAAAATTCATTGTGAAGACGGCTAGAAAGTTACAGGAAAAAAAGGAAAGTAACTAATAAAAGGGATCTGAGTATAATTTGAGAATGTTTTTTGCAAAAAATAAAAATTAATGGAGGTTTTGAAATGTTAAAATTTGAAAAATATCAAGGTGCCGGGAATGACTTTGTTATTGTTACTGAAAAGGATTTACTTGAAAAAGGGATACCTGAATATGGAGAATTTGCCAGTCAGGTTTGTGATAGACATTATGGAGTTGGTGCAGACGGGCTGATTATTTTGAAATATGTGGCAAGCATGCCGTTTATGTTTTTCTTTAATGCGGATGGAAGTCAGGCGCCGATGTGCGGAAATGGAATAAGATGTTTTTCACATTATCTTGTAAATAATCATTTGGTTGAAGGGGATGAATTTGTTGTAAAGACAGTTCCTGGTGACTTGATGATAAAAGTAAATTATGACGAGGAAAAGGATAATTTTTTAGCAAGAGTGAACATGGGGAAACCTGTTTTTAACGTAAAAAACTTGATAAACACTGAAAAAGAGCAGTTTTTAAGAGAGAAAATAAATATTGACGGAAAAGAGATTGAAATTTCGTATATTTTTATGGGAACTGATCATTCTGTGATATTTGTAAATGATTTTTCAGATTATAATATTGATGAACTTGGCAAAAAAATTGAGAATTATACTAATCTATTTCCGAAAAAAGTTAATGTGAACTTTGTAAAAGTGTATGACAGGGAACACATAGAAGTGATTACTTGGGAACGTGGAGCAGGAAGAACATTAGCTTGTGGAACAGGAGCGACAGCTTCGGCTGTACTTGCCAGAACTTTTGATTTTGTAGATAGCAAGGTAAATGTAAAAGTTCCAGGTGGACAGCTTGTTATTGAGTATGAAGGCGGGGAAAATGATGCCTTTATGACAGGGCCTAGTGAAAAAATCGCTGAAGGATTGTATAAATATCAAAGATAATTTGGATATTGTATCATTCTTAGCTTAAATAATTCATTATAAAGTTAAAATTAAAGACAATTGAACAAAGAGATTAAATCTTTTTTAGTAAATAAAAAATATTACTTATACTTTTTAGATAGAGTTCGATGCTAGTTAAAATTTTAAATAGAAATAAAATAAAAAAATTAAAATTTAGGAAACTAAATTAAGGAAAGAAGGAATAAAATGAAATTTGAAGGTTCGTATGTGGCTTTAATTACGCCATTTAAAAATAATGGGGCGGAATTGGATGAAGATAAATTAAGAGAATTGGTAAATTATCACATTGAAAACGGAACATCCGGAATTGTGCCTTGCGGAACGACTGGGGAAGCTCCGACATTGACATTTGCAGAACACGAAAAGGTAATAAAAATAGTCGTGGAGGAAGTAAAAGGAAGAATACAGGTAATCGCAGGAGCAGGCTCAAACAACACAACAAGGGCAATTGAACTTACAAAATACGCAAAGGAACTAGGAGCAGACGCAGCACTAAGCACTTGCCCATACTACAACAAACCAAGCCAAAGAGGGCTTTATGAACACTACAAAACAATTGCACAAGAAGCAAAATTTCCAATAATGCTTTACAATGTGCCAGGAAGGACAGGAACAAATATCGAAGCAGAAACAATCGCAAAACTGGCTGAACTGCCTGAAATTGTAGCTGTAAAGGAAGCAACAGGAAGCCTTGAACAAATGATAAGAATTCAGGACTTGTGTGGAGATAAAATTGAGATTCTGTCAGGAGAAGATCATCTAATCCTGCCAATGCTGTCAATCGGTGCAAAAGGAGTCGTTTCTGTAGTTGCCAACATAATGCCCCAAGAAATGAGCGATCTAATCAGTTCATTCTTAAATAAGAACTTTGACAAAGCGTTTGAACTGCACACAAAATTATACGATGTAAGCAGAAACATGTTCGTGGAAGGAAATCCTGTAACTGTGAAAGCTGCTATGAAAATACTTGGAAAACTTGACAATGACATAGTAAGATTGCCGTTGGTAGCGGCTGAGGCGGATACTTATGGGAAATTGACAAAAGTGTTTAAAGAAAAAGGGATTTTTTAATTTTTTATTTGCTAGAAAATTTTGAATTATGAAAAGAGCTGGAGTGAAATCCAGTTTTTTTGTAATAATTTTATTACTAATACTAAACCTCATTTAAATAACGTATTTATTACAAACTTTTTTAATAAAGGATATAAAATTCTTAAATAATTAAAATATAATTCTCATTGTTTAAATAAAGTCTAGTATAAATAATTTAGTTGAATGATTATAAATTAGTTATCAAACAACTTTATTATAAAAATTTATTCCTATTTTCAAAAAAATTTCAATATCAAAAATTAAGATTAATAATTTTTAATTTTTTATAATTTCACAAAAGATTTTAAATAAAAAGAAAAAAATCTAAAAAAATATCAAAAATTTTTTTGAATATTGAAAATTATGGGGTACAATATTGTTAATAGGGAAATGTTTTTAAATAATTAAAATTAGAAATTGAGAGGAATGAATAAAAATGATACACACAACGAAAGAGCTAGAAGAGATACAGAAAAATTTTATTGAGATGGAAGTGAAAAGTTTTGCACGGGAAGTTATTGAATTTATTGATGAAAGTCCCAGTGCTTATCATGTTGTGAAAAATTGTTCAGATATTTTAGAAGAAAATGGTTTTGAGAGGGTTA
Protein-coding regions in this window:
- a CDS encoding aspartate kinase, which gives rise to MIIVHKYGGTSVATTEKIMNIAKYLGSVKDSGNDVVVVVSAMGKTTDALIKLAHEITDKPDLREMDRLMSTGEQQTIALLSIALQTLGYEAISLTGAQAGIKTSGHYTKNRIEDINGKEIKEHLSKGKIVVVAGFQGVNEAGDVTTLGRGGSDTSAVALAAALGGKCEIYTDVDGIYSIDPRVYKDAKKLPVVSYDEMMELAFLGAGVMEPRAVELGSKYGVEIYVGKSLGEKNGTIITSVEKTKENKEMEQKVITGVSINENMVMVNVEEIPTNAQNVYEIFEKAEANGINIDIISQNDVTSLHGSFAFTCPKTDIAALEKIGEEIEVKFPKTSFIINPYITKVSVVGIGLISNIGVAAKMFRILSENDISFHQVSTSEISISLVVDEVMGKKVAELFAKEFDL
- a CDS encoding SDR family NAD(P)-dependent oxidoreductase codes for the protein MRTVLITGASSGIGYEFAKIYAKNGYNLVVVARNGDKLEALKKKILKKISKDLKITVIEADLSQENASERLYNQIKSNNLKIDTLVNNAGIGIYGKFSEFDEEMIKKNDAMVNLNIKAVVELTRLFLADMMKAGNGEILNVSSIAAFMPGPLMSTYYASKAFVQSFTEAVREELREDICGKNIKISALCPGPTATGFEKSSNLEESSLFKRMKVMTAKKVAEIGYKEFQKGKAIIIPGIFNRIAVFGTRFLSRKFIVKTARKLQEKKESN
- the dapF gene encoding diaminopimelate epimerase; amino-acid sequence: MLKFEKYQGAGNDFVIVTEKDLLEKGIPEYGEFASQVCDRHYGVGADGLIILKYVASMPFMFFFNADGSQAPMCGNGIRCFSHYLVNNHLVEGDEFVVKTVPGDLMIKVNYDEEKDNFLARVNMGKPVFNVKNLINTEKEQFLREKINIDGKEIEISYIFMGTDHSVIFVNDFSDYNIDELGKKIENYTNLFPKKVNVNFVKVYDREHIEVITWERGAGRTLACGTGATASAVLARTFDFVDSKVNVKVPGGQLVIEYEGGENDAFMTGPSEKIAEGLYKYQR
- the dapA gene encoding 4-hydroxy-tetrahydrodipicolinate synthase, coding for MKFEGSYVALITPFKNNGAELDEDKLRELVNYHIENGTSGIVPCGTTGEAPTLTFAEHEKVIKIVVEEVKGRIQVIAGAGSNNTTRAIELTKYAKELGADAALSTCPYYNKPSQRGLYEHYKTIAQEAKFPIMLYNVPGRTGTNIEAETIAKLAELPEIVAVKEATGSLEQMIRIQDLCGDKIEILSGEDHLILPMLSIGAKGVVSVVANIMPQEMSDLISSFLNKNFDKAFELHTKLYDVSRNMFVEGNPVTVKAAMKILGKLDNDIVRLPLVAAEADTYGKLTKVFKEKGIF